One genomic window of Leptospira paudalimensis includes the following:
- a CDS encoding ABC transporter permease subunit has translation MWKYFLKRFLLIFPTLLGITFLVFLISHFAPGGPLNSEIAKLKGAGNLAGASTKQISQEEIELIKKRLHLDKPAPVAYFYWLKQIVQFDLGESRLHSRKVSDLIVEKLPVSLFFGLSGFFLTYFICIPLGIQKALKEGSHFDFISSFIIFFTYSLPVFAFAMLLLYLFASGEVFSFFPLGHEVSDFYEDLSVWGKVKDRLAHMFLPVICYVVGSFAVLTLLMKNSLLDQIAKEYVRTAISKGLSFSDSIFKHAFRNSLIPIATGFGSNLTLIFSGSLFIELVFNIDGMGLLSFEAVRERDTDLMMGLLLAQSFLGLIGKIVSDFCYILIDPRIDFE, from the coding sequence ATGTGGAAATATTTTTTAAAACGATTTTTATTAATTTTTCCGACTCTATTAGGAATCACTTTTTTAGTTTTTCTCATCTCACATTTTGCACCTGGTGGTCCATTAAATAGTGAAATTGCAAAGCTCAAAGGTGCGGGTAATTTAGCTGGAGCTTCTACCAAACAAATTTCCCAAGAAGAAATTGAACTCATCAAAAAAAGACTTCATTTAGATAAACCAGCCCCTGTTGCCTATTTTTATTGGTTAAAACAAATTGTTCAATTTGACCTTGGAGAATCCAGGCTTCACTCAAGAAAGGTTTCTGATCTCATTGTTGAAAAACTTCCAGTGTCTTTGTTTTTTGGACTGTCTGGTTTTTTTCTTACCTACTTTATTTGTATCCCTCTTGGAATCCAAAAAGCACTGAAAGAAGGCAGTCATTTTGATTTCATTTCTAGTTTTATTATCTTTTTTACGTATTCATTACCAGTTTTCGCCTTTGCGATGTTACTATTGTATTTGTTTGCTTCTGGAGAAGTTTTTTCTTTTTTTCCATTGGGACATGAAGTATCGGATTTTTATGAGGATTTAAGTGTTTGGGGTAAGGTAAAAGATAGATTGGCTCATATGTTTTTACCTGTGATTTGTTATGTAGTTGGTAGTTTTGCTGTCCTTACATTACTCATGAAAAATAGTTTGTTAGATCAAATCGCAAAAGAATACGTACGCACTGCGATTTCCAAAGGTCTTAGTTTTTCAGATTCCATTTTTAAACATGCATTCCGAAACTCACTCATACCCATTGCAACGGGATTTGGTAGTAATTTAACTCTAATATTTTCTGGATCCTTATTCATTGAACTTGTTTTTAACATTGATGGTATGGGTTTACTTAGCTTTGAAGCTGTTAGAGAAAGGGATACCGATTTAATGATGGGCCTACTCCTCGCACAAAGTTTTTTAGGTCTCATTGGCAAAATTGTCTCAGATTTTTGTTATATTTTAATCGATCCGAGGATTGATTTCGAATGA
- a CDS encoding lipocalin-like domain-containing protein — MNRIKLILLSLCLFHFSFPRDHSFHSDFSLEWCYFVGQLQTESGNSYGYELSFFRLKFSDGENWNPEVFPVHFAISDLTGRKHKTAQTIKRNLTGLAGYDQSRIFSGEYEFQILSKDKFLIKAKPKSNEIAIEFTLEGNGNILSQGKNGISIKSKRNPNIFSYYYSYPRLKTKGQLVFLGKQETIVSGDSWMDHEWSEKSSQNIPTLAKGQSGWDWICLMDEKGGDYVFFRFRESPEQTPEIFGTYRDAKGNVTYWNDPKDIQMVPTGSPWKSNQTKITYPLHWKIKYPGGEWIVSPIFNEQEFDGSDSTKTIYWEGAVLAKDPTEKKSAKGYLELKGYQKSKDWWEF; from the coding sequence ATGAATCGAATTAAGCTTATTTTACTTTCTCTTTGTTTGTTTCATTTTAGTTTTCCGAGAGACCATAGTTTCCATTCTGATTTTAGCTTGGAGTGGTGTTACTTTGTCGGCCAACTCCAGACCGAATCTGGAAATTCATACGGATACGAACTTTCTTTTTTTCGATTGAAGTTTTCTGATGGTGAAAATTGGAATCCTGAAGTATTTCCTGTTCATTTTGCAATTTCAGATCTTACGGGACGTAAACATAAAACTGCACAAACCATCAAACGGAACTTAACTGGTCTTGCTGGTTATGATCAAAGTAGAATTTTTAGCGGTGAATACGAATTTCAAATACTTTCCAAAGATAAATTCTTAATCAAAGCAAAACCAAAATCAAATGAAATCGCAATTGAATTCACTTTAGAAGGGAATGGAAACATTTTATCCCAAGGAAAAAATGGAATTTCCATTAAATCAAAACGAAACCCAAATATATTTTCGTATTATTATAGTTATCCGAGACTAAAAACCAAAGGCCAATTGGTTTTTTTGGGGAAACAAGAAACCATTGTATCGGGAGACTCATGGATGGACCATGAGTGGAGTGAAAAATCATCTCAAAACATTCCTACATTAGCAAAAGGCCAATCAGGTTGGGATTGGATTTGCCTAATGGATGAAAAGGGTGGAGACTATGTTTTTTTTCGGTTTAGAGAATCTCCAGAACAAACACCTGAAATATTTGGGACGTATCGTGATGCAAAGGGCAATGTAACCTATTGGAATGATCCAAAAGATATCCAAATGGTTCCAACTGGATCTCCTTGGAAAAGTAATCAAACGAAAATCACATACCCTTTACATTGGAAAATCAAATACCCTGGAGGTGAGTGGATTGTTTCTCCCATATTCAATGAACAAGAGTTTGATGGCAGTGATTCTACAAAAACCATCTATTGGGAAGGGGCAGTTTTGGCCAAAGATCCAACGGAAAAAAAGTCAGCCAAAGGATATTTAGAATTGAAAGGTTATCAAAAATCGAAAGACTGGTGGGAGTTCTAA
- a CDS encoding SpoIIE family protein phosphatase, with translation MQVYEREQNLSIHTNPFPDILDDTTYNRILKDPNYWISQSLEDKIIQQISTSLDISGILYHVGTEALITNAYDLLPLDDSRIDLVEMIYRLPILIGRLTRAVYLNVKPIADKHVKFVFTYLPEFQEKWYDAVFFQGMLNGLAVLFELKEFNIRMTKTKLFGIHVSHKELGEEIQFGSDANEYELEWKDEVLYLSRSHLTKENVSSRHRVMVTSRSETTLEEMSIVDVRDVVGKSRELAIENRDLEAAVEVLKSFKQELERKQLSMAKDLRLAKNIQKGLIPEIIPDWNGIQFWTGFSPMQEVSGDYYDYFPYHTDKLGVAVCDVSGHGVPAAFITALSKMLFSNFKKPKPSETFKLINRELLDLVKQQGYTTCVYLLIHSDYKVVYSIAGHPRPILFRHRTGKAEVCEGEGTFLGMFPDAGDTYRDLHLQLEPGDKLFLYTDGLTEAENDHGHAFGESKLLQLIEENANATIQETVESIMNHHREFTMGTDAMDDITLLGLQLSPRLEEFHQIKRQGDKAYHQKDYQTAVNCYEKAHQILPRELNTQLAYGKALAYYGKFDEAIGMLESYNKFKTNHFKSHAILGYCYYQVEQYEKAELEWKKAYSINDSNLSNLYNLAQLYRKLNQKQKMKDVIDKMKYIESTYLHILPLEKKWESLPDESN, from the coding sequence ATCCAAGTCTATGAGCGTGAACAAAATCTATCGATTCACACGAACCCTTTTCCTGATATCTTAGATGATACCACCTACAATCGTATCCTTAAAGATCCCAATTATTGGATTTCTCAGTCCTTAGAAGATAAAATCATCCAACAAATTTCCACTTCATTAGATATTTCAGGAATTTTGTACCATGTGGGAACGGAAGCATTGATTACAAATGCCTATGATTTGTTGCCACTTGATGATTCTAGGATTGATTTAGTGGAAATGATTTATAGGTTACCTATTTTGATTGGTCGCCTAACAAGAGCAGTCTACTTAAATGTAAAACCGATAGCAGACAAACATGTGAAATTCGTTTTTACATACCTTCCTGAGTTCCAAGAAAAATGGTATGATGCAGTGTTTTTCCAAGGCATGTTAAATGGCCTTGCTGTTCTCTTTGAACTCAAAGAATTTAATATCCGAATGACAAAAACCAAACTTTTTGGCATCCACGTTTCTCACAAAGAATTGGGTGAGGAAATACAATTTGGTTCCGACGCCAATGAATACGAATTGGAATGGAAAGATGAAGTTTTGTATTTGTCTAGATCACATCTAACAAAAGAAAATGTTTCATCTCGCCATCGTGTAATGGTTACCTCTCGCTCAGAAACAACATTGGAAGAGATGTCAATTGTTGATGTAAGAGATGTTGTCGGTAAATCACGTGAACTTGCGATTGAAAATCGTGATTTGGAAGCTGCTGTTGAAGTACTGAAGTCTTTCAAACAAGAGTTAGAGAGAAAACAACTCTCGATGGCAAAGGACCTTCGCCTTGCAAAAAACATCCAAAAGGGTTTGATACCTGAAATAATCCCTGATTGGAATGGGATTCAATTTTGGACGGGATTTAGTCCCATGCAAGAAGTGAGTGGAGATTATTATGATTATTTTCCATACCATACTGATAAGTTAGGTGTTGCTGTTTGTGATGTGTCAGGTCACGGAGTTCCTGCTGCCTTTATCACTGCACTTTCGAAAATGTTATTTTCGAATTTTAAAAAGCCAAAACCATCCGAAACATTTAAATTAATCAATCGTGAGTTATTAGACCTTGTCAAACAACAAGGTTACACCACTTGTGTTTACCTTCTCATCCACTCTGACTACAAAGTTGTGTATTCAATTGCAGGACATCCAAGACCTATTTTATTCCGCCACCGAACTGGCAAAGCAGAGGTCTGTGAAGGTGAAGGAACATTTTTAGGAATGTTTCCTGATGCAGGAGATACATACCGAGACTTACACCTCCAATTAGAACCTGGAGATAAATTATTCTTATACACAGATGGATTAACAGAAGCTGAAAATGATCATGGCCATGCATTCGGAGAAAGTAAACTTTTACAATTGATTGAAGAAAATGCGAATGCCACAATCCAAGAGACAGTTGAATCCATTATGAACCATCATAGAGAGTTTACGATGGGAACAGATGCAATGGATGACATCACTTTACTTGGATTACAGTTGTCACCACGACTAGAAGAGTTTCATCAGATAAAACGACAAGGTGACAAGGCCTATCACCAAAAAGATTACCAAACTGCAGTCAATTGTTATGAAAAGGCACACCAAATTTTACCAAGAGAACTGAATACCCAATTGGCATATGGAAAAGCTTTGGCATACTACGGAAAATTTGATGAAGCAATTGGGATGTTGGAATCTTATAATAAATTTAAGACCAACCATTTTAAATCACATGCAATTTTAGGTTATTGTTACTACCAAGTGGAACAATACGAAAAAGCCGAATTGGAATGGAAAAAAGCTTATTCCATTAATGACTCAAACTTATCTAATTTATATAATTTAGCACAACTTTATCGCAAATTGAATCAAAAACAAAAAATGAAAGATGTGATCGATAAAATGAAATACATTGAATCCACGTATTTACATATCCTTCCACTGGAAAAAAAGTGGGAGTCATTGCCAGATGAATCGAATTAA